Proteins from one Hyperolius riggenbachi isolate aHypRig1 chromosome 4, aHypRig1.pri, whole genome shotgun sequence genomic window:
- the AIG1 gene encoding androgen-induced gene 1 protein isoform X2, with protein MALIPCQVLRAAILLSYLSVLCHYKAIEMPAHQTYGGSWKFLTFIDLNAEKP; from the coding sequence ATGGCGCTTATCCCCTGTCAGGTGTTGCGGGCTGCCATCCTGCTCTCCTACCTGTCCGTGCTGTGTCACTACAAGGCCATAGAGATGCCTGCGCACCAGACTTATGGGGGCAGCTGGAAATTTCTCACCTTCATTGACCTG